A segment of the Streptomyces sp. NBC_01235 genome:
GCTGCCCGGTGATCCGCTCGGGCTGCTGCGAGCCGCCGGGGCCGAACCCGTCGAGTGGGCCGGGTGGCTGGGGATCGAGCGGGCGGAGGCGGAGCTGGGGGCCTCGCTGGGGCGGGGCGTGGTGAAGCTGCCGGACTGGGCGTCGCTGCGGGCCGCGGCGAGCCCGACCGGGATCGATGTACAGGACACACAGCGGCAACGTCCGTGAAATCAACAAACTGTTCAAGGGACGTACGGTCTCGTGCTGTGCGGATGTCCCCCTGCCCGCCCGCCTTCTCGCCACCCCCCGCGTCCCCCGTCTCCCCGCCGCTCTGGAGTGCCCATGGCCACCACCGCGCCCGTTCATCCCGTCGACGAGGTGCCACCCGTACGACAGTTGGCCGCCTTCGGCCTGCAGCATGTGCTCGCGATGTACGCGGGCGCGGTGGCCGTGCCCCTGATCGTGGGCGGTGCGATGAAGTTGTCGCCCGCAGACCTGGCGTATCTGATCACCGCCGACCTGCTGGTGTGCGGCATCGCCACGCTCATCCAGTGCGTGGGTTTCTGGCGGTTCGGCGTGCGGCTGCCGATCATGCAGGGCTGTACGTTCGCGGCGGTGTCGCCGATGGTGCTGATCGGGACGACGGGCGGCGGGCTGCCCGCGATCTACGGATCTGTGATCGTGGCGGGGCTCGCGATCGTGCTGCTGGCCCCCGTGTTCGGCAGGCTGTTGCGCTTCTTCCCGCCGCTGGTCACGGGCACGGTGATCCTGGTCATCGGTGTCTCGCTGCTGCCGGTCGCGGGCAACTGGGCCGCGGGCGGCGTCGGTTCGGCGGACTTCGGGGAGCCGAAGAACATCGGGCTCGCCGCCTTCGTGCTCGTGGTGGTGCTGGGTGTGCAACGGTTCGCGCCGGCGTTCCTCAGCCGGATCGCGGTGCTGATCGGCATCGTGGTGGGGCTCGCGGTCGCGGTGCCGTTCGGGTTCACGGACTTCGACGGGGTCGGGACCGCCGACTGGGTCGGGATCAGCACGCCGTTCCACTTCGGCGCGCCCGTCTTCGAGGCGTCGGCGATCATCTCGATGCTGGTCGTGGCGCTGGTGACGATGACGGAGACGACCGGTGACCTCATCGCGGTCGGCGAGATGACGGGACGCAAGGTCGAGCCGCGCAGCCTCTCCGACGGCCTGCGCGCCGACGGCCTGTCGACCGTCCTCGGCGGCGTCTTCAACACCTTCCCGTACACGGCGTACGCGCAGAACGTCGGCCTGGTGGGCATGACCCGGGTGCGCAGCCGCTGGGTCGTCGCCACCGCGGGCGGCATCCTCGTCCTGCTGGGCCTGCTGCCCAAGCTCGGCGCGGTGGTGGCGGCCGTTCCTGCGCCGGTGCTGGGCGGTGCCGGGCTGGTCATGTTCGGGACGGTGGCCGCGAGCGGGCTGCGCACGCTGGCCGGGGTCGACTTCAAGGACAACCACAACCTGACGGTGGTGGCCGTGTCGGTCGCGATGGGCGTGCTGCCGGTGGGTGTGCCGACGATCTACGAGAAGTTCCCCGACTGGTTCCAGACGGTGATGAACAGCGGCATCAGCGCGGGCTGTGTGACGGCGATCGCGCTCAACCTGCTCTTCAATCACCTTCCCTCGACGGCCGGTCCGGCGCCGCGGCCGATCGCACTCCCACACGGCGGCGGGGAGGAACCTGTCGAGACGTCGGCTGGGCAGTCCAGGGAGTCCAGGAAGCCCAGGGAAGAGACCGTCTAGACGGTCCGCCGGGCGGCCGGGCATGCCGGCCGCCCACCAACGTCGGGTCTCAACTCTTCGTGCAAGCTGCCCCGTTGAGCGTGAAGGATCCGGGGGCGGCGCTGTTGCCGGTGTGGTTCGCCTGGTAGCCGATGGTGACGCTCGCGCCCGGGGCGAGCGTCGCGTTGTACGTCGCGTTCGTCGCCGTCACCGTTCCGGAGACCGGTGCGTACGTGGCGCCCCAGCCGTTGGTGATGGTCTGGCCGCTGGGCAGGGTGAAGCCGAGCTGCCAGCCGTTGACCGTGGTGGTGCCGGTGTTGGTGAGGGTCACGGAGGCGGTCAGACCGGTGTTCCAGGCGTTGGTCGTCGCGGTCACCCTGCAACTGCCGGGCTCGGGTTGCGGGGCGGGACCCGAAGCGTCCAGACCGAAGAAGGTGAGCACACGGGCGGCCATGCCCCAGGCGTACAGGTTGTGGCCGACCCCCTGGAGGCTGATGGCCTCCACCGGGGCCTGGTCACCCGTGCCGCCGTACCGGGTGCGGGTCCAGCCGGAGGCGGGCGAGTCGGTGGCGGACGGGGTCTGGCTCACTCCCCGCACATTGGTCCACTGCTTGATCTCCTCGCCGAAGTTGGGGTAGCGCAGCACGTCGTCCTCGGTGCCGTGCCACACCTGCATACGCGGCCGGGCCCCGGTGTAGCCGGGGTAGGCCCCGCGGGCGAGGTCGCCCCACTCCTGCGCGGTGTGGATCACGGTGCCGCCGGAGCAGGCACTGTTCCACTCGGAGCCGTCGGTGGTGGCGAAACAGCCGAAGGGGACCCCGGAGAAGGCGGATCCGGCGGCGAACACGTCCGGGTAGTCGCCGAGCAGGACGTTGGTCATCATCGCCCCGGAGGAGATACCGGTGGCGTAGACGCGGCTCGTGTCGGCAGCGTAGGCGTCGGTCACCCAGTCGATCATCGACTTGATGCCGACGGGGTCGCTGCCACCGCCGCGCTTGAGCGCCTGGGGCGAGGAGACGTCGAAGCACTTGCTGCTGCGCGTGACGGACGGGTAGACGATCACGAACCCGTACTGGTCGGCGAGTTGGGCGTACTCGGTTCCGGAGTACATCGCGGGACCGGAGCCGCCGCACCAGTGCACGGCGACGAGGACGGGCGGGTGCGCGGTGACGGTGGCCGGTGCGTACACGTACATCTGGAGGTTGCTGGGGTTGGTGCCGAAGCCGGTGACCTCGGTGAGGGTGGCGGCGGGCACCGGTGCGGCGGCCGCCGTCCGGGCGGTGGCCGCGGGTGCGGTGAGGAGGGCGGCGAGGAGCAGGAGCAGCAGTGCGCCGAACAACGAACGCAGCGCTCTCCCAGGTGAGTTGGACACGCGCTTGCCCCTTTCTGGTAGCGGCTCGGGGGACGTCGTACGTGAGGTGCGTGCGAGGGGAGCGGCTCAGCAGGCGGAGTTCGTCTGGGTCAACAGACCGAGACGCCAGGGGAGTTGGGAGTATTCGCCGCTCGAGGCGGGATCCATGCCCTGATAGAGGAAGCGGAGCCGGCAGGGGTCGATCGTGAGAGTCTGGTCGACTCCGTCGCGGATCATCTCGCCGTGGCTGAAGTCCGTGGTCCAGGCCGGCCGGCCGTCCGCGAAGGTGACGTTGCCGGACCGGATGAACGCGTTGGCCTCGGTGTCGGCGAGCGGGGTCCAGGCGCCGCCGAGGCTGTCGGCCGTCCACGCCCGGAAGTAGCGACGCCAGTCGGAGCCGGTGGCCAGGGCCTCGACCAGCATCAGGTACCTGCCGCTGCCGCCGAGGCGGTAGACGTTGCTCGCCTCGAAGAGGTCGAAGCGGTTGGGTTCGGACAGCACGATCGCGGTGTCGCGGAAGCCGTTCGGGAACTCGGCGCGGGTGGTGCGGGAGCGGTACTGGTGGCCGTTGTCGTCCGAGAAGAACAGGTAGCAGTCGCTGCTGTCGCAGATGGTCCAGAAGTCCAGCCAGCCGCCGGTGCCCTTGTTGTCCGTGACCACCTGCGGCTCGCTGTCGAAGAAGTACTTCGGTGCACTCCAACTACTGGGATCGGCCGGGTCCTTGGAGGTCGAATAGGACGGCGGACCGGTCTGGTAGACCATGTACCAGGTCTTCTGCGGCGCGAAGTAGAACACCTGTGGCGCCGCCGCGTACCGGTTGCCGATGTTCGGGTTGGCGTCGAGGAACGTCTGCGGCGCGGCGGCGGCCTGCGACCAGTCGGCGAAGCTGGTGTGACCCAGGCTCCACGCCCCGGCGGTGTCGGCGGTCGTGAAGTAGACGTGCCAGCGGTTCTTGTAGCGGAAGACCGTCGGGTCCTTGACCGAGACGATCGGGTGGGCGGCGTCCGGCTTGGGGCTGATCAGCGGCCCGGTCGAGGTCCAGGCGAAGGAGCCGGGGAGCGGCCCGGCCCGCTCCGCGGGCGTGGCCGTCGCGCTGGCGGGGCCCGGCGACAGGACCAGGCCGGCGACGGCGATCAGAAGCAGGACCAGAGCGGCGGTGAACGTACGCGTGCGCGGAGTCGGCATCGACTCACCCCTCTCCGACAGGTCATGAAGGGAAGCGTCGGCATCGCATGGTGGCATGCGCATGCCCGCCATGGAAGCGCTCCCACGCCATCTCCCCGCAAGCCCTTGCCGGTTGGCCGGAGCCTGGCCGGGGCGGCCGAATGTGTTCTGCGCAAAGCGTTGACTAGAAAGCGCTTGCCCTCTACGTTCCGTTCAGCAGTGTGACCGACCCGCTCGCATCACCCCCACAAAGGGCCCCACTGCCCGTGCACGGCGTTCAACATGGCATACGTCATTCACATACTTGCCCAACTTCCCTCCCCGAAGGGATGCACCCGCATGCGCACAGTCCCCCCACGTACACACGCGCAAAGGTCCGCCCTCGTGGCGGCGGCCGCCGCTCTCGCCACGGCGGCGGTCCTCGCCCTCCCCCAGCAGGCCGGCGCCGCCGACAGCTCGCCGGTCGGGTTCGGCGCCGGCACGACCGGAGGCGGCAGCGCCACCTCGGTCACCGTCTCGACGCTGGACGCCTTCAAGACCGCGGTGACCGGCAGCACGGCGAAGGTCGTGAGGGTCAACGGCCTGATCTCGCTGAGCGGTCAGGTCGACATCGGGTCCAACACCACGGTTCTGGGCGTGGGTTCGTCGTCCGGGTTCACGGGGGGCGGGCTGCGCCTGAAGAAGGTGACGAACGTCGTCATCCGCAACCTGAACATCAGCAAGCCGCTCAAACCGGCCGACGGCATCGAGGTGCAGGCCTCCACCAAGGTGTGGATCGACCACAACTCCTTCTCGGCCGACCGCGATCACGACAAGGACTACTACGACGGCCTGCTGGACATCAACCACGCCTCGGACTACGTGACGGTGTCCTGGAACACCTTCAAGGACCACTACAAGGGCTCGCTCGTCGGTCACAGCGACAACAACGCAAGCGAGGACACGGGGC
Coding sequences within it:
- a CDS encoding nucleobase:cation symporter-2 family protein — protein: MATTAPVHPVDEVPPVRQLAAFGLQHVLAMYAGAVAVPLIVGGAMKLSPADLAYLITADLLVCGIATLIQCVGFWRFGVRLPIMQGCTFAAVSPMVLIGTTGGGLPAIYGSVIVAGLAIVLLAPVFGRLLRFFPPLVTGTVILVIGVSLLPVAGNWAAGGVGSADFGEPKNIGLAAFVLVVVLGVQRFAPAFLSRIAVLIGIVVGLAVAVPFGFTDFDGVGTADWVGISTPFHFGAPVFEASAIISMLVVALVTMTETTGDLIAVGEMTGRKVEPRSLSDGLRADGLSTVLGGVFNTFPYTAYAQNVGLVGMTRVRSRWVVATAGGILVLLGLLPKLGAVVAAVPAPVLGGAGLVMFGTVAASGLRTLAGVDFKDNHNLTVVAVSVAMGVLPVGVPTIYEKFPDWFQTVMNSGISAGCVTAIALNLLFNHLPSTAGPAPRPIALPHGGGEEPVETSAGQSRESRKPREETV
- a CDS encoding extracellular catalytic domain type 1 short-chain-length polyhydroxyalkanoate depolymerase — its product is MSNSPGRALRSLFGALLLLLLAALLTAPAATARTAAAAPVPAATLTEVTGFGTNPSNLQMYVYAPATVTAHPPVLVAVHWCGGSGPAMYSGTEYAQLADQYGFVIVYPSVTRSSKCFDVSSPQALKRGGGSDPVGIKSMIDWVTDAYAADTSRVYATGISSGAMMTNVLLGDYPDVFAAGSAFSGVPFGCFATTDGSEWNSACSGGTVIHTAQEWGDLARGAYPGYTGARPRMQVWHGTEDDVLRYPNFGEEIKQWTNVRGVSQTPSATDSPASGWTRTRYGGTGDQAPVEAISLQGVGHNLYAWGMAARVLTFFGLDASGPAPQPEPGSCRVTATTNAWNTGLTASVTLTNTGTTTVNGWQLGFTLPSGQTITNGWGATYAPVSGTVTATNATYNATLAPGASVTIGYQANHTGNSAAPGSFTLNGAACTKS
- a CDS encoding non-reducing end alpha-L-arabinofuranosidase family hydrolase, which translates into the protein MPTPRTRTFTAALVLLLIAVAGLVLSPGPASATATPAERAGPLPGSFAWTSTGPLISPKPDAAHPIVSVKDPTVFRYKNRWHVYFTTADTAGAWSLGHTSFADWSQAAAAPQTFLDANPNIGNRYAAAPQVFYFAPQKTWYMVYQTGPPSYSTSKDPADPSSWSAPKYFFDSEPQVVTDNKGTGGWLDFWTICDSSDCYLFFSDDNGHQYRSRTTRAEFPNGFRDTAIVLSEPNRFDLFEASNVYRLGGSGRYLMLVEALATGSDWRRYFRAWTADSLGGAWTPLADTEANAFIRSGNVTFADGRPAWTTDFSHGEMIRDGVDQTLTIDPCRLRFLYQGMDPASSGEYSQLPWRLGLLTQTNSAC
- a CDS encoding pectate lyase family protein; this translates as MRTVPPRTHAQRSALVAAAAALATAAVLALPQQAGAADSSPVGFGAGTTGGGSATSVTVSTLDAFKTAVTGSTAKVVRVNGLISLSGQVDIGSNTTVLGVGSSSGFTGGGLRLKKVTNVVIRNLNISKPLKPADGIEVQASTKVWIDHNSFSADRDHDKDYYDGLLDINHASDYVTVSWNTFKDHYKGSLVGHSDNNASEDTGHLRVTYHHNHFSNVYSRIPSLRFGTGHFYDNYVVGAETAVHSRMGAQMLVENNVFRSTAVAVTTNRDSDADGYANLTGNDLGGAATEVSQVGTFTKPPYDYTAEPASSVVASVTSGAGAGKL